In a single window of the Ignavibacteria bacterium genome:
- a CDS encoding phosphotransferase — translation MEISPIELKAHYTNLQHLHHKWCSKPVAKFEQLLSHGSERLIVRLITDSGESSIGIVNRHLEENRAFISFGRHFLEKGLNVPVIHIVSPSEDSYILDDLGDDTLLKCIQNEGGFNEKISGLYEKVIAALPRFQVSCSQGIDYSLCYQYSEFGSDNIDYDLDYFKQRFLKNFHKGETDTLKLENDLAFIKNKILEFPREYFLYRDFQSRNIMIKNGEPFFIDFQSGRKGALLYDIASLLYDAKADIPQNTREKLLGSYLDQLSLHISVDRDKMEKYFWYFALVRILQAMGAYGFLGIVKGKTRFLESIPYALKNINYILNERIDSGDLKYLKDIFGELLKANNTQNDKA, via the coding sequence ATGGAGATCTCTCCGATTGAGCTAAAGGCGCATTATACAAATCTTCAGCATCTGCACCATAAATGGTGCAGTAAACCGGTTGCAAAATTCGAACAGCTACTTTCGCATGGCTCTGAAAGGCTTATAGTCAGATTAATTACTGATAGTGGTGAAAGTTCAATTGGAATAGTAAACAGGCACCTCGAAGAGAACAGGGCATTTATCAGCTTCGGCAGGCATTTCCTTGAAAAGGGCCTGAATGTTCCCGTGATTCACATTGTTTCACCATCAGAAGACAGCTATATACTTGATGACCTTGGCGATGATACTCTGCTGAAATGCATTCAAAACGAAGGCGGGTTCAATGAAAAGATCTCGGGGTTGTATGAAAAAGTAATTGCAGCGCTTCCCCGGTTCCAGGTTTCCTGCAGTCAGGGGATAGATTACTCATTATGCTATCAGTACAGTGAGTTTGGAAGCGATAATATAGATTATGACCTGGACTATTTTAAACAGCGTTTTCTGAAGAATTTCCATAAAGGTGAAACTGATACCCTTAAGCTTGAAAACGATCTGGCGTTCATTAAAAATAAAATTCTTGAGTTCCCCAGGGAATATTTTTTATACCGTGATTTCCAGTCAAGGAATATCATGATAAAAAACGGCGAGCCGTTTTTTATCGACTTTCAGTCAGGCAGAAAAGGCGCACTGCTTTACGATATTGCCTCATTGTTATATGATGCTAAAGCAGATATCCCGCAGAATACCCGTGAGAAACTGCTGGGATCTTACCTAGATCAATTGTCACTTCATATATCAGTTGATAGAGATAAGATGGAAAAATACTTCTGGTATTTTGCGCTTGTAAGGATACTTCAGGCAATGGGTGCTTACGGGTTTCTTGGCATAGTAAAAGGTAAAACCAGGTTTTTAGAAAGCATTCCGTATGCGTTAAAAAATATTAATTATATTCTTAATGAACGGATAGATTCAGGCGACCTTAAGTATTTAAAAGATATTTTCGGTGAATTATTAAAAGCAAACAATACACAAAATGACAAAGCATAA
- a CDS encoding alpha/beta fold hydrolase yields the protein MTKHNIRGLNVIEFGEENKQAIIFVHAFPLCNRMWDKQTEALKDKFRVVVYDLRGFGYSEYGDGHFSIDSHVSDLISIVDSMKLDKPVVCGLSMGGYITLRALELYQSKFKGAIIADSKAEGDNNPTKHARAEQMKMIKNGQRDQFTENFIKAALSETNYNEKPEIVEFLKKIIGWQKNEAITGALLTLAARTDTTEGLDKFDLKMLIMAGKEDKLTPPEFSKIIYGKTRNSDLKLISNAGHLPNIENPDEFNAAILDFMKSYEKKQG from the coding sequence ATGACAAAGCATAATATACGCGGATTAAACGTTATTGAATTCGGTGAAGAGAACAAACAGGCAATAATCTTTGTGCATGCATTCCCTTTATGCAACAGGATGTGGGATAAACAAACCGAAGCGCTGAAGGATAAATTCCGCGTTGTGGTATATGACCTGCGGGGATTCGGTTACAGCGAATACGGCGACGGGCATTTTTCGATAGATTCTCATGTAAGCGATCTTATTTCCATTGTTGACAGTATGAAGCTTGATAAGCCGGTTGTATGCGGACTTTCAATGGGCGGATATATAACTTTAAGAGCGCTTGAGCTGTACCAAAGCAAATTCAAAGGTGCAATTATTGCCGATTCAAAAGCCGAAGGCGATAACAATCCCACAAAACACGCCAGGGCTGAACAGATGAAAATGATTAAGAACGGCCAGCGGGACCAGTTCACAGAAAATTTCATAAAAGCCGCTTTAAGCGAAACAAATTATAACGAAAAGCCTGAGATTGTTGAATTCCTTAAGAAAATTATCGGGTGGCAGAAAAATGAAGCTATAACAGGTGCTCTGCTTACACTTGCAGCCAGAACAGATACAACAGAAGGACTCGATAAGTTTGACCTGAAAATGCTTATTATGGCTGGTAAAGAAGATAAATTAACTCCACCGGAATTCAGCAAGATCATTTACGGCAAAACCCGTAATTCTGACTTAAAGCTGATTTCAAATGCAGGCCATTTACCCAACATCGAAAATCCGGATGAATTTAATGCGGCAATACTAGACTTTATGAAGAGTTATGAAAAAAAGCAGGGTTAA
- a CDS encoding NAD-dependent epimerase/dehydratase family protein, whose translation MSKIIVIGASGQIGSDLTLELRNRFGNENVVASDIKNTTDDVMSSGPFETLDVMDEGGVAAVFKKYDISKVYLLAAMLSGSAEKNPKKAWDLNMKSLLSILDMAKEGIIEKVFWPSSIAVFGPTTPKVNTPQLTVMEPSTVYGISKLAGERWCEYYFKKYGVDVRSVRYPGLISYKTEAGGGTTDYAVEIFYEAIKAGKYECFLTEKTLLPMMFMPDAIRATIDLVEAPEEKVKIRSSYNLSGISFDPETLASEIKKHIPGFTISYKPDFRQQIAESWPGSIDDADARADWGWKHEYDLARMTDIMLKEIKKKLS comes from the coding sequence ATGAGTAAAATTATAGTGATCGGAGCATCCGGACAAATTGGCTCTGACTTAACTCTTGAGCTGAGAAACAGGTTCGGAAATGAAAATGTAGTTGCAAGTGATATAAAAAATACGACTGATGATGTTATGTCATCAGGTCCGTTTGAAACACTTGATGTTATGGATGAAGGCGGCGTAGCCGCTGTATTTAAGAAGTATGATATATCAAAAGTATATCTGCTTGCAGCAATGCTCTCAGGCAGCGCGGAAAAAAATCCGAAGAAAGCCTGGGACCTGAACATGAAAAGTCTTCTCAGCATCCTGGATATGGCTAAAGAAGGAATTATTGAAAAAGTATTCTGGCCAAGCTCAATTGCGGTATTCGGACCAACTACACCAAAAGTTAATACTCCGCAGCTTACAGTTATGGAGCCTTCTACAGTATACGGTATCAGCAAGCTGGCAGGCGAAAGATGGTGCGAGTATTATTTTAAAAAGTACGGTGTAGATGTCCGCAGCGTCCGCTACCCCGGGTTGATAAGCTATAAAACCGAAGCCGGCGGCGGTACTACTGATTACGCTGTCGAAATATTTTATGAAGCAATTAAAGCAGGGAAGTATGAATGTTTTTTAACAGAAAAAACACTTCTGCCAATGATGTTCATGCCTGATGCAATCAGGGCAACTATTGACCTTGTAGAAGCCCCCGAAGAAAAGGTTAAAATAAGATCAAGCTACAATTTAAGCGGTATTAGCTTTGACCCGGAAACACTGGCTTCAGAAATTAAAAAACATATTCCCGGATTTACTATATCCTATAAGCCTGATTTCCGCCAGCAGATAGCTGAATCATGGCCCGGAAGCATTGATGATGCCGATGCCAGGGCAGACTGGGGCTGGAAACATGAATACGATCTTGCCAGGATGACGGATATTATGTTAAAGGAAATAAAGAAGAAATTAAGTTAA